The following proteins come from a genomic window of Pirellulales bacterium:
- a CDS encoding metallophosphoesterase translates to MPIHLEPISRRWFIGSSVAAASAGWLALESASCAEQPAADPHTIALLSDTHIFRDRAVKHRGVDMYSHLAQVGEEVRSHAKRPSHVLVNGDCAFLEGGAEDYQQFLSLIKPYTEAGFPVHLALGNHDNRERFWEGAMPFRSTVKGLDSRQVSIIVAERANWFVLDSLERTNYTPGTLGADQLRWLGESLDAHGDRPAIVMAHHNPVSGAGVSMGLSDTEQLFEVIMPRRQVKAYVFGHTHHWQARERDGLHLINLPPTAYPFNSTDPSGWVEVNLEPDGASFTLHALDKAHPANGQRHDLKWRAA, encoded by the coding sequence ATGCCGATTCATTTAGAGCCTATCTCTCGTCGTTGGTTTATAGGTAGCAGCGTGGCGGCGGCGAGCGCCGGTTGGCTAGCGCTGGAATCGGCAAGCTGCGCGGAGCAACCCGCCGCCGACCCGCATACGATCGCGCTGTTGTCGGACACGCACATATTTCGCGATCGCGCGGTGAAGCACCGGGGCGTGGATATGTACTCCCATCTGGCACAGGTTGGAGAAGAAGTGCGGTCGCACGCCAAGCGACCGTCGCATGTTCTGGTGAATGGCGACTGCGCCTTTCTAGAAGGGGGCGCGGAAGATTATCAACAGTTTTTGAGCCTGATCAAACCGTACACCGAGGCGGGCTTTCCGGTGCATCTGGCGCTGGGCAACCACGACAATCGCGAACGTTTCTGGGAAGGGGCGATGCCGTTCCGATCGACGGTGAAGGGACTCGACAGCCGACAAGTTTCGATCATCGTCGCCGAGCGCGCCAATTGGTTCGTGCTCGATTCACTGGAGCGAACGAATTACACGCCCGGTACGCTGGGAGCGGACCAATTGCGCTGGCTGGGCGAGTCGCTCGATGCGCACGGCGATCGCCCGGCAATCGTGATGGCGCATCACAACCCGGTATCTGGCGCCGGTGTAAGTATGGGCTTGAGCGACACGGAGCAATTGTTTGAGGTCATCATGCCGCGGCGGCAGGTGAAAGCGTATGTTTTTGGGCATACGCACCACTGGCAGGCACGCGAGCGCGACGGACTGCACCTGATCAATCTGCCGCCCACGGCGTATCCATTCAACTCGACCGATCCGAGTGGTTGGGTGGAGGTGAATCTGGAGCCTGACGGAGCCAGCTTCACGCTGCACGCGCT